One genomic segment of Primulina tabacum isolate GXHZ01 chromosome 9, ASM2559414v2, whole genome shotgun sequence includes these proteins:
- the LOC142555281 gene encoding uncharacterized protein LOC142555281 isoform X1, translated as MGQIANGKSKKEVKKEEEEEEEEEQEHEQEQEEQDGLSVHSPCKISSSALRKENTEVEVELRLLEALEIYPPAKLRGVHRHFVLYGLTEYMRRSFSRPFTAEDVLKLLDHFYNLEMVKLDDEDNEFLTQDEDFRLPQSYFAKEES; from the exons ATGGGGCAAATCGCTAATGGTAAATCTAAGAAGGAAGTAAAGAAAGAAGAGGAAGAGGAAGAGGAAGAGGAACAGGAACATGAACAGGAACAGGAAGAGCAAGACGGGCTCTCCGTGCACTCTCCTTGCAAAATTTCTAGCTCCGCACTCCGCAAG GAGAATACAGAGGTGGAAGTGGAGCTGAGATTATTGGAAGCTCTGGAGATATATCCTCCCGCCAAACTACGAG GTGTGCATAGGCACTTCGTACTATATGGTCTAACAGAATATATGCGCAGAAG TTTCAGTAGGCCCTTTACTGCAGAAGATGTACTTAAGTTGCTTGACCACTTTTACAACTTGGAAATGGTG AAATTAGATGATGAAGATAACGAGTTTCTGACTCAGGACGAAGACTTCCGCTTGCCGCAAAGTTATTTTGCCAAAGAAGAatcctga
- the LOC142555280 gene encoding NAC transcription factor 32-like — translation MGETRELDLPLGFRFHPTEFELYDYYLIPKYKGEPLHTYLIMSLDVYKYDPWQLPLDQLKYAREKEGHFFTQSIERGTSARATPSGNWIISKENIPICRDNEVIGFKNKFLFSDGKDPIDGDQITYWKMVEYRCNPAVILTSNKEMENLVICKVRHKTRVEKDPEEEDDEFEY, via the exons ATGGGGGAGACTCGAGAGCTGGATTTGCCTTTGGGGTTTCGATTTCATCCGACGGAGTTTGAGTTATACGATTACTATTTGATTCCCAAGTATAAGGGTGAACCTTTGCATACCTATCTGATTATGAGTCTTGATGTCTACAAATATGATCCATGGCAACTTCCATTGG ATCAACTGAAGTATGCAAGAGAGAAAGAAGGGCACTTTTTCACACAAAGCATAGAGCGAGGTACTTCGGCAAGAGCAACACCAAGTGGGAATTGGATAATTTCCAAAGAGAACATCCCCATTTGTAGAGATAATGAAGTCATTGGATTCAAGAACAAGTTCTTGTTCTCCGATGGAAAGGATCCCattgatggagatcaaataaCCTACTGGAAGATGGTTGAATATCGATGCAACCCTGCTGTTATTTTAACTTCCAACAAAGAA aTGGAAAATTTGGTAATTTGCAAAGTTCGTCACAAGACAAGGGTTGAGAAGGATCCAGAGGAGGAGGATGATGAATTTGAATATTAG
- the LOC142555281 gene encoding uncharacterized protein LOC142555281 isoform X2, which yields MGQIANGKSKKEVKKEEEEEEEEEQEHEQEQEEQDGLSVHSPCKISSSALRKENTEVEVELRLLEALEIYPPAKLRGVHRHFVLYGLTEYMRRSFSRPFTAEDVLKLLDHFYNLEMVSKPKLDKVDVIQECKRVWSPRSRD from the exons ATGGGGCAAATCGCTAATGGTAAATCTAAGAAGGAAGTAAAGAAAGAAGAGGAAGAGGAAGAGGAAGAGGAACAGGAACATGAACAGGAACAGGAAGAGCAAGACGGGCTCTCCGTGCACTCTCCTTGCAAAATTTCTAGCTCCGCACTCCGCAAG GAGAATACAGAGGTGGAAGTGGAGCTGAGATTATTGGAAGCTCTGGAGATATATCCTCCCGCCAAACTACGAG GTGTGCATAGGCACTTCGTACTATATGGTCTAACAGAATATATGCGCAGAAG TTTCAGTAGGCCCTTTACTGCAGAAGATGTACTTAAGTTGCTTGACCACTTTTACAACTTGGAAATGGTG TCGAAGCCCAAACTTGATAAAGTAGATGTGATACAAGAATGCAAACGAGTATGGAGTCCAAGAAGTCGGGATTGA
- the LOC142555279 gene encoding putative inactive purple acid phosphatase 2 gives MIRWKLMLVLTILYLVPPFSSSSTQPSISITPKVIPKSGDPITITWSGIDSPVQLDWVGIYSPANSSNDNFIGYVFLSSSPGWESGSGSITIPLVNLRSDYQFRIFHWDASEINPKKHDHDHNPIPGTRHLLAQSELVSFEHGRGPEQVHLALTGRVGEMRVLFVTHDGKESFVKYGLTRNKLLKVAATQVSRYEREDMCDAPANESIGWRDPGFIHDGVMVGLDEGKRYYYQVGSDSGGWSTTYSFVSQTGDSSQTIAFLFGDMGTATPYSTFVRIQEESVATINWISRDIEAIGDKPALISHIGDISYARGYSWLWDNFFNQIEPVASKVPYHVCIGNHEYDWPSQPWKPDWSYAVYGTDGGGECGVPYSLRFHMPGNSSEPTGTRAPATRNLYYSFDMGVVHFVYFSTETDFLPGSKQYGFLKNDLELVDRKKTPFVVVQGHRPMYTTSYESRDTPLRERLLEHLEPLFVKNKVTLALWGHVHRYERFCPLNNFTCGSLGKNGEEWKAFPVHLVIGMAGQDWQPIWQPRPTHLTDPIFPQPVRSLYRGGEFGYIRLVANMKKLTLSYVGNHDGEVHDTVEIMASGQVFNGFVNADADADADAVASRGGLQSTFSLYVKIGSLLVLGAFIGYVLGFVSRFRKNDTWTPVKNEEM, from the exons ATGATCCGATGGAAGCTGATGTTAGTTCTGACCATTCTCTATCTTGTTCCACCTTTCTCTTCTTCATCAACCCAACCTTCGATTTCGATAACTCCGAAAGTCATCCCCAAATCAGGCGACCCGATCACGATTACATGGTCAGGAATTGATTCACCGGTGCAGCTCGACTGGGTCGGCATTTATTCGCCGGCGAATTCGTCCAACGATAATTTCATCGGCTATGTTTTCCTTTCCTCGTCGCCCGGATGGGAATCGGGGTCGGGTTCCATCACGATCCCTCTAGTCAACTTGCGATCCGATTACCAGTTTCGGATCTTCCACTGGGACGCGTCCGAAATCAACCCGAAAAAGCACGACCACGACCACAATCCCATACCCGGTACCCGCCACTTGTTGGCCCAGTCGGAGCTGGTTAGTTTTGAACATGGCCGGGGACCGGAGCAAGTGCATCTGGCGTTGACCGGTCGGGTTGGGGAGATGCGTGTACTCTTCGTGACACATGATGGGAAAGAGAGTTTCGTGAAATACGGGTTGACCCGGAACAAATTGCTTAAGGTTGCAGCCACCCAGGTATCAAGATATGAGAGGGAGGACATGTGTGATGCTCCAGCGAATGAGAGTATTGGGTGGAGAGATCCTGGGTTTATACACGATGGAGTGATGGTTGGCTTGGATGAAGGGAAGAGATACTATTATCAG GTTGGTAGTGATTCTGGGGGTTGGAGCACAACTTACAGCTTCGTGTCACAAACTGGGGACTCGAGTCAAACGATAGCTTTCTTATTTGGAGACATGGGGACTGCAACACCGTACTCAACTTTTGTGCGTATCCAAGAAGAAAGCGTGGCCACTATTAATTGGATAAGCCGTGATATCGAAGCTATTGGTGACAAACCAGCCTTGATCTCACATATTGGAGATATCAGCTATGCCAGAGGCTATTCTTGGTTGTGGGACAACTTTTTTAACCAGATAGAACCGGTTGCATCCAAGGTTCCTTACCATGTTTGCATCGGCAATCACGAATACGATTGGCCTTCACAGCCTTGGAAACCTGACTGGTCTTATGCAGTTTATGGGACAGATGGGGGTGGAGAGTGTGGGGTGCCATATAGTCTTAGATTCCACATGCCTGGGAATTCCTCCGAGCCTACGGGAACTAGAGCCCCTGCTACAAGAAATCTTTACTATTCTTTCGATATGGGAGTCGTCCATTTTGTTTACTTTTCTACAGAGACTGATTTCCTTCCTGGTAGCAAGCAATATGGTTTTCTGAAAAACGACTTGGAGTTGGTAGATAGAAAAAAGACCCCTTTTGTTGTCGTTCAAGGACACCGGCCAATGTACACAACAAGCTACGAATCAAGAGATACCCCTTTGAGGGAGCGATTGCTTGAGCACCTAGAACCACTTTTTGTCAAGAACAAGGTGACACTTGCATTATGGGGACATGTACATAGATATGAACGTTTTTGTCCTCTGAATAACTTCACTTGCGGAAGTTTGGGCAAGAACGGGGAAGAGTGGAAGGCTTTCCCTGTGCATTTGGTGATCGGGATGGCTGGACAGGATTGGCAACCAATCTGGCAACCAAGGCCAACCCACCTCACTGATCCCATCTTCCCACAACCCGTGCGGTCCTTGTATCGTGGAGGTGAATTTGGGTACATCAGACTTGTTGCCAATATGAAGAAACTCACGCTATCTTACGTGGGAAACCATGACGGGGAAGTGCATGACACAGTCGAGATCATGGCCTCTGGCCAAGTCTTTAATGGTTTTGTGaatgctgatgctgatgctgatgctgatgctgtTGCATCGAGGGGCGGATTGCAATCAACATTTTCACTGTATGTTAAAATTGGCAGTCTACTTGTTCTTGGAGCTTTCATTGGGTATGTCTTAGGATTCGTGTCACGCTTCAGAAAGAATGATACATGGACTCCAGTAAAGAACGAAGAGATGTAA